The region CGCAAAATAGGCTCTACATAAGACCATGCATCGTGCTAGCTCCCGGGGGGCTCTGGACAGGGTGGGGAAGGGGCTCACCGCCCACAGAAGTgcaggatgggataggaggtgaGGACGCTCAGGATGATGAAGGCTCGGGCAACGGCTACAGCCACGTCCTCGGAGGGGTAGGACCGGAGCACGTCAGGATCCACGGCAGCTCCAAAAGTCAGGAAGCCGCAGATGCCTGTGACAAACCGGGGTGGGGTGAGGGCAACTGTGGGAGGGTAAGGGGTGGACTGTCTAATCCTGCTAGGAGCAACATCATTCAGAGAGAATGCTGCAGCAGCTTGGGGAGTGAGGCCGGGGCCTCAGAAAGGAAGCCTGCCTTCTCAGACGTCCTTGGACGGTGGGCCCACCAGCCCCCACATTTTTCTGCACGTCGGTCAGGTCTCAGTTCAGATGTCCCCTCCTCAGAGCGTGTAGACTTACCCACGCACAGTCGACCCCACCCCGGACACTTGCTGACCTCCCTATTGTAGTCCCCATCCACCTCTCTCTAAATTGTCCCAGTCAGAACACGATAGTTCCATGGCAGAAGGGACTTTGCCTCTTGTGCTTCTTGCCGTTGCTTCAGAGGCTGAAACTGCACTAGCCCGGGCTGCTCCTGTCCTCGTCCCTTATCACAGGAGGGTGGTAACTCTCAGTTCACCTCTGACCTCTTGTCTAAACCCAGGCAGCAGCCAGAGATTTCTTTGCCTAGCCATTTCCCACCTGAGAAATGCATCCTCCCAGGCTCCGGGCAgcacccaccctcctccccttggCTGCCCAGCCTCAGAGGCACCGGCTTcttacatcccagccacacagaCCTCCCTCCCATGTCTGCCCAGAAGGCCTGCACTTACAGTTTCTCTCTGGAATGCTCCCCCCCACCCAGCTCTTTATAGTCTGTCGTGGGCCTCTCCAGGTACCACATACTCAGAGAGGAGTCTTCTGGGAATGCCTGTGCCCCCATCCAGTCCTGTTCCCTACTTCCTGGTTTCAGTGTCATGATGGCATCTACTCCTGCCTGGAAttcctttttcattattatttatgcATAACTGTTTCTCCAAGACTGTCGTCCCACCAGGGCTGGGGCCAGTTCCACGTGTCCCTGTAGCAACCCCACAACGGGAACACCTCTGATCATCCTGGGCAGCTCAATTCAAGTCAATGCCTACAGAAGTGTTTGCTGAGTTAAGAGTGCAGAGTTTCCCTAGGAAAGCTGGACCGGAAACCTCGGAGACTCGAGGGAGCATCCCAAGCCTGGCCTCTGGAGGGGAGCACTCACCTGTGCCCATgtagacagccagagctatgacCATGGCAGCCGTCACCACTCCGCCCCAGGTCTTTACTTGGGGCTGCCGCATGCTGTTGAAGACTGGTACGCTGCTCACGTGGCACTGTCCAGGTGAAGGGTATGGTCATGGTGGGGAAGTGGCCTCATCCCCAGGTCTCAAAGGGAGGCACCTTGGGGGCAAAGGTCCCAGGGATAAGGGGCAAGCCTTGGTTCATCCATCTCCCCGGGAATCCAACCATCATATCTATAATCTGGGTccattcccagtgctgggggtgtgtgcgtgtgtctgagCTAATGGGACAGAAGGGACCCTGGTGCTGGCACCTGAAATCCAAAGCAGATGGTGGGCATGGCATTGAACACAGCCATCCAGGAAGCTGGTCTGTGGGGAAACATAACGTGAACCCGTGAATCCCACAGAGCCACCAACCGTCCCCACCGCCCTCACTCTTCATTCATCCACCAACCTCCAACAACTAGCACTCTGCACTCTAAACATACACGGGCAGAGGATACGTCTGTCTtaaaactcaggagacaggctcTGAGAGGCCATCCTAGGACCAGAGTCCAGACTTCCTGGCCCCTGAACTTTGCTTCTCAGTTGTTCCTTtaagataggtggatggatgggtggatggatgattgatggatggatggatggatgatggatggatggatgatggatggatggatgggtggatggaggggggatgggtgagggggggagggtggatggatgggtgggtgggtggatggatggatggatgggatggatggatgcatggatgcatggaggCATGGATGGATGTGGGTGGGAGGGATGatggatgcagggatgcatggagggatgggtgtgtgggtggttgatgggtgggtggattgatggatggatggatggatgggtggtggatggatggatggatggatgggtgggtgggtggatgggtggatgggtggatggatggatggatggatggatggatggatggatggatggttggatggatgggtgggtggatggatggatggatggatgggtagatgaatgggtggaaggatggatggatggatggatggatggatgggtgagtgggtgggtgggtggatgagtaggtgagtgggtgggtggatggatgggtggatggatgggtgggtggatggatgggtgggtgggtgggtggatggatggatggggatgggtgggtggatggatggatggatgggtgggtggatggatggatggattggttggatggatggatggatggatgggtggaggggtgggtgggtggatgggtggatggatgggtgggtgggtggacggATCAATGGACCggaaagctaggcatggtggtatgtatctacacttgggaggtggaggcaggagggggatCAGGAGCTCTAGgacaggctacacagtgagtttaagcCTAGCTCGGGCTACAGGGTACCCAGTCTGATAAATCTGGGAAGAGTAACTGAGAAAACATGCAAATTTTCCCTGGTAGCCTCCTCAAGGTGGGACTGTGCATAACACTGTAGCATCTGCTGGACGGTGGTGGTAAAGATTCCCTCTGCCCCAGACGGTCATTCTTCCAcccatgtaaaaacaaacaaacaatcccctACCCCAAACCAGAAGGGGCCCTCTCATCACCTTCCTAGTGAGTTAGTATGAATGAACTAATGAGCCTTGGGATATTTAGATGCCAGACCATTAGCAGCTTCTACCCCATGTACTTCCCAGGGACCCTCACCTACCTGGTCAAGATGTCCCCCGGGCGCATCTCCTTATCTGGCCAGATGTACTTGATGATTACAATGGCGGTGACATACCAGGTGCCCACGACGCTCAGGGAGCTGCCAAGAAGTAGACACTGAGTTCCTAGTCCCCAGCGCCAGCCCTGCTTTGCCCAACTCCATCCTCAGAAGTGTCTACCCTCGCTCTAGCCACCAAACCACCCAAAAAACTCAGGAGAAATAAGCTTCGGGGGGATCTGCCATGGGAAGGAGGGAGCTTGTCAGCACATCAGCCACGGGCACAAGCACTGACTCAAAAGAGCACATCCAGGAACTGGGCTCCAAAGCACAGCTACAAGCTCAGTCTAAGCAGCCAGATGTGGCAAGGGCTCACAGCTGGCCATCCCGTGGGCCTGGCCTCTGAGAACTGAAGACTCTAGGGCAAGGTGGGAGAGTGCAGAGTGGGGTACTGACATCAAGGAAACCCTGCCAGATGGTCAAGTGGGAAACAGCCCAACCTCAGGGATTTTCAGATACCGGGCTAAGAAGtcagtctcccctctctctctgagctcCAGGGAAGACCCCACCAAGCTTGCAATATCAAGATCACCAGCTCCCAGCTTCTAGGAAAACCAACGCCCAGGCCAGCATCTGCCGTTACACTGCCAGCCGTTACCAAAGCCTTCTCTGACAAAGACACTTAGGTCACAACCTTTCAGTGATGCAAAGGGCCACTTTCTTCCttaatataaaaggaaaaggaaagtcctAGGTCTAGGTTCCTGCCAGCTCTGGTCTGCCCTGGCTTGCCTATTCTGGCTCCCTAAGCAAGATGCCATGGGGGAGACGGGTTCCCCACCAGAAATGGCTCTCCGGTTGCCTTTGATCAGAGCCTCTGTCTGGCCCAGGCTGGGTTGGGACCTCCGAACCTGGCATATTTCTGGAAGCCGATCTCCTTGGGGATGGACAGGGGCAGGATGAAGAGGAAGGCAGTGAGGCTGATGGTGAACTTGCGGTCTGTGTACCAGGGGCTGCCGCTGGCCCCATCGGGCTCCTTCGCCATGACAGCTATAACTgcgtagggaaggaaggaatgtcaAGCCAGGTCATTCGGGGTGTGGCCTCTCACATCAACAGGTCCTAAGACCCCTCTCTAAGAAGCAGGACTTGCAGAGAGGGCAGATCTAATTTGTACCACTCTTCTCCCTTTACCCCAGGACCCTCAGGCcaaggggaaaaagaagaggTGGGCACTGGGGGTCGGGGAGCGGCTCACTCTTGTCCTGCTGGTCCCCAATAATGATGAGGAAGGCGATGCAGGTTCCAAAGGTGTAGACTGCAATGGCTATCTCACACAGCACACCGGTCAGCTTgccacacacagcccacaccacCTCCTGGTAGGTCCTCTCATTGCTGGCTTGGGAGCAGTAGGCCAGAATGACCAGCCCACTAATGATGAAAACCAGCATGCCCTGCAggcagaagaggggagagggtgtGGGGAAGGCACGGTGAGCACGTTTGCAATTGGGTCTCACAGGCAATTTTAACAGATTACTCGATGTGGCcaagttgaaattttctttaaaaatgagtttcaggtgctagagaaatggctcaatggttatgagtactggctgctcttccagaggacctggggtcaattcccagcatccacacaggggCTCAACagacatctctaactccagttccgcaggggaaatctgatgccctcttctggccttcactggCACTGCACGCATGTGGCGCACAAACATGCTTGCAGGCAAAACGCtcacatgtaaaataattttaaaaaacaaagtaaagaaaatgaatttcattaaaaattttaaacatgcaatcaaggggctggagagacggctcagtggttaagagcactgactgctcttctagaggtcctgagttcaattcccagcaacaacatggtgtctcacaaccatctgtagtgggatccgacgCTCTCTTCTGTGTAACTGATGACGGGCACAgcgtactcatacattaaatagatctttttaaaagaatgcaaaCAAGCAGGGTGGACCCCAAACAGATTCAAACTCggtttcaaaaataatttatgattttctttgctttctttcctttttttttgttttcttattttatcttgttgCTGTCTACTGAGATAAAGTCTcacttggtagcccaggctggatgaTAGTATATggtccatgctggccttgaactcatgacagtctttctgcctcaaccTCTTAAGTTCTAAGATTTTCTCCCCCCTCATTTTATTATCTTTCCATTGTATTTTGAAGCCAATacaaacattctttttatttcattaataaacATTTCAATAATTCTAAAAGTGGTTATTTAAACATAACCACAAAAATCAATAGAACACCTAAAAACTTAAATAcgcaggggctggggatgtggctcagttggtagagtgcttgtctagcatgcaagcgtgcatgaagtcctgggtttgacccTCAGTATTGCATAAAACTGAGTGTGGTGGCCttatctgtgatcccagcacccgggatgtggaagcaggaagatctgaagTTAAagttcatccttggctacacagagagttctgcAATAGACTGGTAATGTCTGTACACAGAAAGTTCTGCAATAGACTGGTAATGTCTGTACACAGAGAGTTCTGCAATAGACTGGTAATGTCTGTACACAGAAAGTTCTGCAATAGACTGGTAATGTCTATCACTCATAAGGGAGGGAAGAACGACAGCCTATGTCCCCATGGCTCACCTCTGATTCAAAGCCTCCCCTGCAAATCAAAGAGCCCTCCGCTGCCAGCGCACTCACCATCTGCAGGGCGATGCCGGCTGCCACGCCCCCAGCAGTGCTGAAGGCTGCTGGGAAGTTGAGCAGACCCGCGCCCAGGCAGGCATTGACAACGATGAAGACAGCTCCAAGCGTCGAAGTGGTGCCGCTGTCTGGATCTCCAGGGGAcgcttccccctctctcttggGCAGCACATCCACACAGGGACTTTGTAGCAAACGGGCCCGCTCCCCGGCATCAGTGCTGGAGCCCCACTCGCTGTAGTCACTGTTGATGCTGACCTGGGCCATGGCCCAAGACTACTTTCCTTCCGAAAGCTGTGGGCTCTGCCTCAGGACCACATTTCTGGGCTTGCTGGGAGGATGCCTGCCCCTTCAGGGGTTCTAATCTCAGGGAATGCTGGTCAACCTAGGTAAGACAAAGGCAGAGATTATGTTTATCCCGAAACAGTGACTCTGGGGCACAAAAATGTGAAACAACAACGTTCCCAGGATCACATGGCTAGGACATCAGTGCCGGGCCCTCACCAAGTGAACAGCAAGGCACCACATGGCTAAGATGCAGGGCTGCTCTGTGCAGACGACTGCCCTGAGGTCACTGTGTGGGTGGCAGACGGAGAAACGTGTCAGCTGCGCGTCTGACTTGTTTCATTCTTGTAGGCCAGAGAGGTTAATAAGACCCAAACATAAGAGAGTCTGAGATgatggggagatgactcagcgaTAGGGCACTTGGCTACCGACGCCAAACACTGCAAAGAGAGTAAAGACGCAGAAGAGAGCAGTACtaaaatcccagcacctggagagGCCCAAAGGGAGGTGTGACACAGGCACGTCTTAGATTGTCTGATCCCACAGTCTTGGGATCAGAAGGCCCAGAAAAATCAAAGCGCAGAGGCAGGATGGTCCATGAGCCCCAACACAGTCTGGACCTAGACCCGCCAGGCTTCCCAGGTTGTCCGCACTGGGGCTGcaatcctggctgtccttgaactcacagtgacccttctgcctctgcctgaatTCTAAGATTAAAGAAgtgtgccaccaaacccagcgtgagacttatttatttattatacataagtacactgtagctgtctttagacacaccagaagagggcatcagacctcatttcagatggttgtgagccactgtgtggttgctgggaattgaactcaggacctctggaagagcagtcagtgctctcaaccgctgagccatcttgccagcccctgtgagactaatttttaaaattacatttatttgtttcacATCTGCACCTGCACTTGTGTGAGagtcagaagataacttttgGGACTCAGTTCTTCTTTCACAACATGGGTCTAGGGGACGGCCTTATGTCATCAGCCCAGCAGTCTACACATTATAACCACTGAACTATCACGCTGGGCCAGgaaattaattcttttcttttttccttttttctttttttttcagagctggggaccgaacccagggccttgcgcttgctaggtaagcgctctaccactgagctaaatccccaaccccaggaaattAATTCTTAACTGTGTGTTCGGAATATTCCCAGTCCTAAGTCCCAGCTTGTCCCCATTTCCTTGGCTGCTCACTGAGTCCTTTTGGGAGCTATTACAGGGCTTGACACTACTCAGTGCCACTTCCTACGTCATTTGTTTGGTGCTAGCCCTGTGCTGGTTCTGTGCTGCTTTCCCAAAGCTAGACTAGAAGGCTCTGAGGCCAGACATGTGGTGTTTGTTACTATGAGCCACAACTCAGTAGACAGGACGGCGGCTATAACCAAAGGTACAGAAGCCCAGGCATTGCATACGCCATCCTTGGTCAGGCAGCATCACCAGTGGCTGGGATTCAAAACGCAGGCTGgctgagatggcttagcaggcgAAGGtgtctgtcaccaagcctgatgacaagGCTTGACTCCTGGGAcccgcatggtggaaggagagaaacaattctCACAAGtttcctctgacccccacacagatacacacactgattgactgacagacacactgaatcagtgtatgaatgaatgaatgaatgaatgaatgaacagagacCGGACAACAAAATTCCTAGAACATTCTTATACGGCCTAGAACATtcatctgtttgcctctgcctccttcccaggcCTCTGTACTGGGAGAGCAGGCTTCTCACCTGACTATTCTCACTCTTGGGGTGCATACAACCTAACCTCAGGCTTCCCTTTGGCCTGATTTCAGCCAGGAGGTTCACTTTTTTTTAAGTCTTGAAGTGTTTTCAAGAGCCCAGCTCTGAAAAACGACCCTTAGCGTTCTCACTGCAGTGCAGAACCTCTAAGAGAAATAATGTTTCTTAAAGAGCCAcagctaaggggttggggatttagctcagtggtagagcacttgcctaggaagcaaggccctgggttcaatccccagtaaccaaaaaaaaaaaaaaaaaaaaaaaaaaaagccacagctAAGCC is a window of Rattus rattus isolate New Zealand chromosome 17, Rrattus_CSIRO_v1, whole genome shotgun sequence DNA encoding:
- the Slc38a7 gene encoding putative sodium-coupled neutral amino acid transporter 7 translates to MAQVSINSDYSEWGSSTDAGERARLLQSPCVDVLPKREGEASPGDPDSGTTSTLGAVFIVVNACLGAGLLNFPAAFSTAGGVAAGIALQMGMLVFIISGLVILAYCSQASNERTYQEVVWAVCGKLTGVLCEIAIAVYTFGTCIAFLIIIGDQQDKIIAVMAKEPDGASGSPWYTDRKFTISLTAFLFILPLSIPKEIGFQKYASSLSVVGTWYVTAIVIIKYIWPDKEMRPGDILTRPASWMAVFNAMPTICFGFQCHVSSVPVFNSMRQPQVKTWGGVVTAAMVIALAVYMGTGICGFLTFGAAVDPDVLRSYPSEDVAVAVARAFIILSVLTSYPILHFCGRAVVEGLWLRYKGTPVEEDVGRERRRRVLQTLVWFLLTLLLALFIPDIGKVISVIGGLAACFIFIFPGLCLIQAKLSEMEEVKPASWWALVSYGVLLVTLGAFIFGQTTANAVFVDLLA